Proteins co-encoded in one Sphingopyxis sp. BE259 genomic window:
- a CDS encoding MG2 domain-containing protein, whose amino-acid sequence MKTGWRGMAARFAGKAKLALILPLSLAMAATAADTVPQVTLATPGSSGTGDGTITRFTLRFSEDMVPLGDPRAAAPATNDCKLPATGRWVDTRTWVLEFDKPLPGGLRCHVELKNGLKTARGITVAGNERFALDTGGPSARAILAGGIYDGIEEEQIFLVATNVAADRSSVGRFGYCAVDGIGEKIPLDVLPRTTATEILTGLGDANWSRQSFTYDAGLPLRLPAAGADREAALDRVVPVKCRRPLPPGREMAVVWDARISQAGVPGRTAGRDQRFDFDVRPAFTAKMSCRRVNPQAGCNPVQDVTLSFASPVARDTALAATLTTADGKRLTPKVDDDDKNDAYLTSVRFTGPLPQNVDATLTLPADVTDQSGRKLQNQSNFPLKFHIDRAPPLVKFAAEFGILEANEGGVLPVNVRGVEGTMVSKNLKMPATALKVGDDDAAIARWLKRVDDADDTDYRDEKDRTGKDIRVNYTGSKSVFADAPAGGERRDLQLTPPGGGKEFEVVGIPLSEKGFHVVEIASPELGAALLGRKATRYVATAALVTNMAVHFKWGREGSLAWVTALDTGLPVGGAEIRVTDSCTGRLLARGTADKAGRLAFAGGLPQPETYSSCEDTPDPTKSEGHALMVSARSGDDFSFTLTDWGSGIRPYDFDLPYGWSEREDILHTVFDRSLVKAGETVHMKHILRRPVGTGFMTPQPLAGKLRLVHRGSDTEFEMPFAIAATGSGDSVWNVPASAPMGDYELVFVTKDKDGEDKTIWSNQSVKVDEYRLPTMKAAVTGPKTALVRPAAVPLSLFVGYLSGGPAPNIPVELRTNFRSSWSPPEDYRDWDFDGQPVKEGVIQLDDSGDEPAAELPLARSVPLKLDANGAATASVTVDQPITEPTVMAAEMDYEDANGETLTSSRRITLYPSAVRLGLKTDGWLMRDNDLKLNFIALDLDGKPIAGQRVQVALYNREIITARRRLIGGFYAYDNQMRTTKLAASCSATTDRLGRARCAMAPGISGEVTVVATTLDADGNEARAVRSVWLAGDNEWWFGGDNGDRMDVIAEKPRYAAGDTASFQVRMPFREATALVTVEREGVLSSFVVPLKGTNPVVKVKLPATYAPDVYVSVMAVRGRVTGDESWFRKMKRAVGFKIENSEGAPPTALVDLAKPAYRMGIARIKVGWEGHQLGVKVKADKEKYAVRETAKVSIEVKTPGGKAPKNADVAFAAVDEALLQLAPNQSWEVIEAMMGERTLDVLTSTAQMQVVGKRHYGRKALEPGGGGGGDLSGLTREDFRPVLLWKGNVPLDSKGRATVDVPLSDNLSGFRLVAIATDGSQYFGTGETTVRTVQDLGIFAGMPELVRTGDTYDARFTLRNGTDQAMEVTATPTLSPAVANAPPLTVTIPAGGAVPISWSMTAPEQTGPIEWTVEAVAKGGKQRDRLVFQQMVDPAVPVETWAASLFRVGPATTLPIAIPAGALPGGYVDVALAGTLAPPLSGVRDYMAAYPYTCFEQSTSRAIALGDLGRWQALAEAMPTYLDSDGLLRYWPNERMEGSIELTAYVLSITAANGHAIPEASKAKMVGALQAVVEGRLTRKGYGPWDIRPVRIAALAALARNNAASPQLVAAIDVAPIDMATGTLADWLVAIEKTPGVRNAPSLRTAAEAELRKRLVYEGTRLDLVDDAKAPWWMMTSGDEMAIKALEAVLGRKGWEDDSGKLMVGVAQRQRKGHWDTTPANAWGAVTVRRFAALYPASAITGVTNISLASATASQNWPLPAEAPSALRVALNAATMGLKHDGNGAPWATVSVKAAVPLKEPLNAGYRIKRSVSIVKAANKDRLTRGDVIKVRIEVVAAAGRTWVVINDPIAPGATIVGNLGGQSEMLADQASGSGAQPSYVERGRDSWRGYFGWMPAGTHAVEYVVRLNGSGRFNLPQTRVEAMYSPAIRGQWPNAPMTVASVGS is encoded by the coding sequence ATGAAAACGGGATGGCGCGGGATGGCGGCACGCTTTGCGGGCAAGGCAAAACTCGCACTGATCCTGCCGCTCAGCCTCGCGATGGCGGCCACCGCCGCCGACACCGTCCCGCAGGTCACGCTCGCCACCCCGGGCAGTTCGGGCACCGGCGACGGCACGATCACCCGCTTCACCCTGCGCTTTTCCGAAGACATGGTGCCGCTCGGCGATCCGCGCGCCGCCGCCCCCGCGACCAACGACTGCAAATTGCCCGCGACCGGTCGCTGGGTCGATACCCGCACCTGGGTGCTCGAATTCGACAAGCCGCTGCCCGGCGGGCTGCGCTGCCATGTCGAGCTGAAGAATGGCCTCAAGACCGCGCGCGGCATCACCGTCGCCGGCAACGAACGCTTCGCGCTCGACACCGGCGGTCCGTCGGCGCGCGCGATCCTCGCGGGCGGGATTTACGACGGGATCGAGGAGGAGCAGATCTTCCTCGTCGCCACCAACGTCGCCGCCGACCGCTCCTCGGTCGGGCGCTTCGGCTATTGCGCGGTCGATGGCATCGGCGAAAAGATCCCGCTCGACGTCCTGCCGCGCACCACCGCGACCGAGATATTGACCGGGCTCGGTGACGCCAACTGGTCGCGCCAGTCGTTCACCTATGACGCCGGGCTGCCGCTGCGCCTGCCCGCGGCGGGCGCCGACCGCGAGGCAGCGCTCGACCGCGTCGTGCCAGTCAAATGCCGCCGCCCGCTACCCCCCGGCCGCGAGATGGCGGTGGTGTGGGACGCGCGCATTTCGCAAGCAGGCGTCCCCGGCCGCACCGCCGGGCGCGATCAGCGCTTCGATTTCGACGTCCGCCCCGCCTTCACCGCCAAAATGTCGTGCCGCCGCGTCAATCCGCAAGCGGGCTGCAACCCGGTTCAGGACGTCACGCTCAGCTTCGCCTCGCCGGTCGCGCGCGACACCGCGCTCGCCGCGACGCTGACCACCGCCGACGGCAAGCGCCTCACCCCCAAAGTCGACGATGATGACAAGAATGATGCGTATCTCACCAGCGTCCGCTTCACCGGCCCGCTGCCGCAGAATGTCGACGCGACGCTGACCTTGCCCGCCGATGTCACCGACCAGAGCGGTCGCAAGCTGCAGAACCAGTCGAACTTCCCGCTGAAATTCCACATCGACCGCGCCCCGCCGCTGGTCAAATTCGCCGCCGAATTCGGCATCCTCGAAGCGAACGAGGGCGGTGTCCTGCCCGTCAACGTGCGCGGCGTCGAAGGAACGATGGTCAGCAAGAACCTCAAGATGCCCGCCACCGCGCTCAAGGTCGGCGACGATGATGCCGCGATCGCGCGCTGGCTGAAACGCGTCGATGACGCCGACGATACCGATTATCGCGACGAAAAGGACCGCACCGGCAAAGACATCCGGGTCAACTACACCGGCAGCAAATCGGTGTTCGCCGATGCCCCCGCGGGCGGCGAGCGCCGCGACCTGCAACTGACCCCGCCCGGCGGCGGTAAGGAATTCGAAGTCGTCGGCATACCCCTGTCGGAAAAGGGCTTCCACGTCGTCGAAATCGCCAGCCCCGAACTCGGCGCCGCGCTGCTCGGGCGCAAGGCGACGCGCTATGTCGCGACCGCGGCGCTCGTCACCAATATGGCGGTGCATTTCAAATGGGGCCGTGAGGGCTCGCTCGCCTGGGTCACCGCGCTCGACACGGGTCTCCCCGTCGGCGGCGCCGAAATCCGCGTCACCGACAGCTGCACCGGCCGCCTCCTCGCGCGCGGCACCGCGGACAAGGCCGGGCGCCTTGCCTTTGCGGGCGGGCTGCCCCAGCCCGAAACCTATTCGAGCTGCGAAGATACGCCCGACCCGACCAAGAGCGAGGGCCATGCGCTGATGGTCAGCGCCCGGTCAGGCGATGATTTCAGCTTCACGCTGACCGATTGGGGCAGCGGCATCCGCCCCTATGATTTCGACCTCCCCTATGGCTGGTCGGAGCGCGAGGATATTCTCCACACCGTCTTCGACCGTTCGCTCGTCAAGGCGGGCGAGACCGTCCACATGAAGCATATCCTGCGCCGCCCGGTCGGCACCGGCTTCATGACGCCGCAGCCGCTCGCGGGCAAACTCCGCCTCGTCCACCGCGGCTCCGACACCGAATTCGAGATGCCCTTCGCCATCGCCGCCACCGGCAGCGGCGACAGCGTGTGGAACGTCCCCGCCTCGGCCCCGATGGGCGATTATGAACTCGTCTTCGTGACGAAGGACAAGGATGGCGAGGACAAGACGATCTGGTCGAACCAGTCGGTCAAGGTCGACGAATATCGCCTGCCGACGATGAAGGCCGCGGTCACCGGGCCGAAAACGGCGCTCGTCCGCCCCGCCGCGGTGCCGCTGTCGCTGTTCGTCGGCTATCTGTCGGGCGGCCCCGCCCCCAACATTCCCGTCGAGCTGCGCACCAATTTCCGTTCGAGCTGGTCGCCGCCCGAAGATTACCGCGACTGGGATTTCGACGGCCAGCCGGTCAAGGAAGGGGTGATCCAGCTCGACGACAGCGGCGACGAACCCGCCGCCGAGTTGCCGCTGGCGCGCTCGGTACCGCTCAAACTCGACGCCAACGGCGCCGCGACCGCCAGTGTGACGGTAGACCAGCCGATCACCGAACCGACGGTGATGGCGGCCGAAATGGATTATGAGGACGCCAATGGCGAAACTTTGACCTCCAGCCGCCGCATCACGCTGTACCCGTCCGCCGTCCGCCTCGGGCTCAAGACCGACGGCTGGCTGATGCGCGACAATGACCTCAAGCTCAATTTCATCGCGCTCGACCTCGACGGCAAGCCGATCGCGGGCCAGCGCGTCCAAGTCGCGCTCTATAACCGCGAGATCATCACCGCGCGGCGCCGCTTGATCGGCGGCTTCTATGCCTATGACAACCAGATGCGGACGACGAAGCTCGCCGCCAGCTGCTCCGCGACCACCGACCGGCTCGGCCGCGCGCGCTGCGCGATGGCGCCGGGCATTTCGGGCGAGGTGACCGTGGTCGCGACGACGCTCGACGCCGACGGCAACGAAGCCCGCGCCGTCCGCTCGGTCTGGCTCGCGGGCGACAATGAATGGTGGTTCGGCGGCGACAATGGCGACCGTATGGACGTAATCGCCGAAAAGCCGCGCTACGCCGCAGGCGACACCGCCAGCTTCCAGGTCCGTATGCCGTTCCGCGAAGCGACCGCGCTCGTCACCGTCGAACGCGAGGGCGTGCTCTCCAGCTTCGTCGTCCCGCTCAAGGGCACCAACCCCGTCGTCAAGGTCAAGCTGCCCGCGACCTATGCCCCCGACGTCTATGTCTCGGTGATGGCGGTGCGTGGGCGCGTGACCGGCGATGAAAGCTGGTTCCGCAAGATGAAGCGCGCGGTCGGCTTCAAGATCGAGAATAGCGAAGGTGCCCCGCCGACCGCCTTGGTTGATCTGGCCAAGCCCGCCTACCGCATGGGTATCGCGCGGATCAAGGTCGGCTGGGAAGGCCACCAGCTCGGCGTCAAGGTGAAGGCCGACAAGGAAAAATATGCGGTCCGCGAAACCGCGAAGGTCAGCATCGAGGTCAAGACCCCGGGCGGCAAGGCGCCCAAAAACGCCGACGTCGCCTTCGCCGCCGTCGACGAAGCCTTGCTCCAGCTCGCCCCCAACCAAAGCTGGGAAGTGATCGAGGCGATGATGGGCGAACGCACCCTCGACGTCCTAACCTCGACCGCGCAGATGCAGGTCGTCGGCAAGCGGCACTATGGCCGCAAGGCGCTCGAACCCGGCGGCGGTGGCGGCGGTGACCTGTCGGGGCTGACCCGCGAGGATTTCCGCCCCGTCCTGCTGTGGAAGGGCAATGTCCCGCTCGATAGCAAGGGCCGCGCCACGGTCGATGTGCCGCTCAGCGACAATCTCTCGGGCTTCCGCCTCGTCGCGATCGCCACCGACGGATCGCAATATTTCGGCACCGGCGAAACCACCGTCCGCACCGTCCAGGATCTCGGCATCTTTGCCGGAATGCCCGAACTCGTCCGCACCGGCGACACCTATGATGCGCGCTTCACGCTGCGCAACGGCACCGATCAGGCGATGGAGGTCACCGCGACCCCGACGCTGTCGCCCGCCGTCGCGAACGCGCCGCCACTCACCGTCACCATTCCCGCGGGCGGCGCGGTGCCGATCAGCTGGTCGATGACGGCGCCCGAACAGACCGGCCCGATCGAATGGACGGTCGAGGCGGTCGCCAAGGGCGGCAAGCAGCGCGACCGGCTGGTGTTCCAGCAGATGGTCGATCCCGCGGTGCCGGTCGAAACCTGGGCCGCCAGCCTGTTCCGCGTCGGCCCCGCCACGACGCTGCCGATCGCGATCCCGGCAGGCGCGTTGCCCGGCGGTTATGTCGACGTCGCGCTCGCCGGGACGCTCGCGCCGCCCTTGTCGGGGGTGCGCGACTATATGGCTGCCTATCCCTACACCTGCTTCGAACAATCGACCTCGCGCGCCATCGCGCTTGGTGATCTCGGCCGCTGGCAGGCGCTGGCCGAAGCCATGCCGACCTACCTCGATAGCGACGGGTTGCTGCGCTACTGGCCGAACGAGCGGATGGAAGGCTCGATCGAGCTCACCGCCTATGTGCTGAGCATCACCGCGGCGAACGGTCACGCGATTCCCGAGGCGTCGAAGGCGAAAATGGTGGGGGCGTTGCAGGCGGTGGTCGAGGGACGGCTGACCCGAAAAGGTTACGGCCCCTGGGACATCCGCCCCGTCCGCATCGCGGCCTTGGCTGCGCTCGCCCGCAACAATGCTGCCAGCCCGCAACTGGTCGCCGCGATCGACGTCGCGCCGATTGATATGGCGACCGGCACCCTCGCCGACTGGCTGGTAGCGATCGAAAAGACGCCGGGGGTCCGCAATGCTCCTTCGCTGCGCACCGCAGCCGAAGCCGAGCTGCGCAAGCGCCTTGTTTACGAAGGCACCCGCCTCGATCTTGTCGACGATGCCAAGGCGCCGTGGTGGATGATGACCAGCGGCGACGAAATGGCAATCAAGGCGCTTGAAGCCGTGCTTGGCCGCAAAGGCTGGGAGGATGACTCGGGCAAGCTGATGGTCGGCGTCGCGCAGCGCCAGCGCAAGGGTCATTGGGACACCACCCCTGCCAACGCGTGGGGCGCGGTCACCGTCCGCCGCTTCGCCGCCCTCTACCCAGCGAGTGCGATCACCGGGGTCACCAACATTAGCCTCGCGAGCGCCACCGCTTCGCAAAACTGGCCGCTGCCCGCCGAAGCGCCCTCGGCGCTGCGCGTCGCGCTGAACGCGGCAACGATGGGCCTGAAGCATGACGGCAACGGCGCGCCTTGGGCGACGGTCAGCGTCAAGGCGGCGGTGCCGCTCAAGGAGCCGCTCAACGCTGGCTACCGGATCAAGCGCTCGGTCAGCATCGTCAAGGCCGCGAACAAGGACCGCTTGACCCGCGGCGACGTGATCAAGGTGCGGATCGAGGTCGTCGCGGCCGCGGGCCGGACGTGGGTTGTGATCAACGATCCGATCGCTCCCGGCGCGACGATCGTCGGCAACCTCGGCGGCCAGTCCGAAATGCTCGCCGATCAGGCCAGCGGATCGGGCGCGCAGCCAAGCTACGTCGAACGCGGCCGCGACAGCTGGCGCGGCTATTTCGGCTGGATGCCCGCGGGCACCCACGCGGTCGAATATGTCGTGCGCCTCAACGGCTCGGGCCGCTTCAACCTGCCGCAGACGCGGGTCGAGGCGATGTATTCGCCCGCGATCCGCGGCCAGTGGCCGAATGCGCCGATGACGGTGGCGAGTGTGGGGTCGTGA
- a CDS encoding phosphoribosyl-ATP diphosphatase, with amino-acid sequence MSKAMGEALGRLEAVIHDRLAAGEAEASYVASLAARGRGKIAQKLGEEAVEAVIAAVSEDDPALIGEASDLVFHLSILLAERGIAWDAIAAELARRHGTSGHTEKASRQS; translated from the coding sequence ATGAGCAAGGCAATGGGTGAAGCGCTGGGGCGGCTCGAGGCGGTGATCCACGACCGGCTCGCCGCGGGCGAAGCCGAAGCCTCCTACGTCGCCAGCCTCGCCGCCAGGGGCCGCGGCAAGATCGCGCAGAAACTGGGCGAGGAAGCGGTCGAAGCGGTGATCGCCGCGGTCAGCGAGGATGACCCCGCGCTGATCGGCGAAGCAAGCGACCTCGTCTTCCACCTTTCGATCCTGCTCGCCGAGCGCGGTATCGCGTGGGACGCCATCGCCGCCGAACTCGCTCGCCGCCACGGCACCTCGGGCCACACCGAAAAAGCCAGCCGCCAGTCCTAG
- a CDS encoding amino acid permease, with amino-acid sequence MLLDRVKPLAAILATAEKKSLHRTLGAFQLTLFGIGCVIGTGIFVLTAAGAQKAGPGLMLAFAIAGLICILAALCYAEIAAMIPVAGSAYTYTYATMGEVLAWTVGWALVLEYAVAASAVSVGWSGYLNGLLLEFFGFQFPAALAGAPLALGGIEGGIINLPAVIIALLVTWLLMIGTTESARVNAILVAIKVTALTAFIVLTLPSEAFSTDKFNPFLPAGIFGGFGSGLGAVGAAATIFFAYVGFDAVSTAAEETKNPQRNVPIGLIGSLLFCTVFYILVAAGAVGTIGGQPIMGPNGVPFPAGSEELARQCATFAANELPLVCSNEALAHVLRQIGWSGVGNMLGIAAFVALPSVILILLFGQTRVAFVMSRDGLLPESWSKVHPKWKTPHVITAITGVVVAFAAAFLPVGKLADIANAGTLYAFMMVAIAVMILRKTAADTPRAFRTPALWLIGPLTVAGTVFLFLNLPYEAMIVLPVWALIGLVFYFLYSRSRSHLGRGIVEVHEDDLEPHTPIN; translated from the coding sequence ATGCTACTTGACCGGGTAAAACCGTTAGCCGCCATTCTGGCGACAGCCGAGAAGAAGTCGCTTCACCGCACCTTGGGTGCCTTTCAGCTGACGCTGTTCGGCATCGGCTGCGTCATCGGCACCGGCATTTTCGTGCTGACCGCCGCGGGCGCGCAGAAGGCCGGTCCGGGCCTGATGCTGGCCTTTGCGATCGCCGGCCTGATCTGCATCCTCGCCGCGCTCTGCTATGCCGAAATCGCCGCGATGATCCCCGTCGCTGGTTCCGCCTATACCTACACCTATGCGACGATGGGCGAGGTGCTCGCCTGGACCGTCGGATGGGCGCTCGTTCTCGAATATGCCGTCGCCGCGTCGGCGGTGTCGGTCGGGTGGTCCGGCTATCTCAACGGCTTGTTACTCGAATTTTTCGGCTTTCAGTTCCCCGCCGCCCTCGCGGGTGCGCCGTTGGCACTGGGCGGTATCGAGGGTGGTATCATCAACTTGCCCGCCGTGATCATCGCGCTGCTCGTCACTTGGCTGCTGATGATCGGCACCACCGAAAGCGCGCGCGTCAACGCCATTCTGGTGGCGATCAAGGTGACCGCGCTCACCGCCTTCATCGTGCTGACCCTGCCCAGCGAGGCGTTTTCGACCGATAAATTCAATCCCTTCCTGCCCGCCGGCATCTTCGGCGGTTTCGGTTCGGGCCTCGGCGCAGTGGGCGCAGCAGCGACCATTTTCTTCGCCTATGTCGGCTTTGACGCGGTTTCGACTGCGGCAGAGGAAACCAAAAATCCGCAGCGCAACGTGCCGATCGGCCTGATCGGGTCGCTGCTGTTCTGTACCGTCTTTTACATCCTCGTCGCTGCTGGCGCCGTCGGCACGATCGGCGGCCAGCCCATCATGGGCCCGAATGGCGTGCCCTTCCCGGCCGGTTCGGAAGAACTGGCGCGGCAGTGCGCGACCTTTGCCGCCAACGAACTGCCGCTGGTCTGCTCGAATGAGGCGCTGGCGCATGTGCTGCGCCAGATCGGCTGGTCGGGGGTCGGCAACATGCTCGGCATCGCCGCCTTTGTCGCGCTGCCTTCGGTCATCCTGATCCTGCTGTTCGGCCAGACCCGCGTCGCTTTCGTGATGAGCCGCGACGGCCTGCTCCCCGAATCGTGGAGCAAGGTGCATCCCAAGTGGAAAACCCCGCATGTCATCACGGCGATCACCGGCGTTGTCGTGGCGTTCGCCGCTGCGTTTCTGCCGGTAGGCAAGCTCGCCGACATCGCCAATGCGGGGACGCTCTATGCGTTCATGATGGTCGCCATCGCGGTGATGATCCTGCGCAAGACCGCCGCGGACACACCGCGCGCGTTCCGGACGCCGGCGCTGTGGCTGATCGGCCCGCTGACGGTCGCAGGCACGGTGTTCCTGTTCCTCAACCTGCCCTATGAAGCGATGATCGTGCTGCCGGTCTGGGCCCTGATCGGCCTGGTCTTCTACTTCCTCTACAGCCGGAGCCGCAGCCATCTTGGCCGCGGGATCGTCGAGGTGCATGAGGATGATCTGGAGCCGCACACGCCGATCAACTGA
- the pbpC gene encoding penicillin-binding protein 1C, whose amino-acid sequence MPTYAAVRADWQPSEAWLYDRDGQLLDSERVNFERRRLAWVPLNAISPAVRKAVVQSEDRRFWSHGGVDWLAVASAIRSRWTGDRSRGASTLPMQLAAFLDPSLAQPGKRDWRTKLRQMRAAQALAATWSHAQMLEAYFNLVPLRGEAQGIGAGSRALFGKRPADMTRTDAALFAGLLPNPTAGAEALGRRACRVAQTKDCTAIRAAAATLVSGEHAARFDPALAPHLAVRLLDKPGKRVTTTIDRRIQTAAIVALRRQLAGLGSDRVRDGAVVVLDNATGEVLAYVGGVGLQSTAASVDGANARRQAGSTLKPHLYAQVIEHGWLTAASILDDSPVQLDTASGLYVPKNYDHSFKGPVSVRHALASSLNVPAVRALVIDDVQQFRDRLWALGYHGLVEDGEYYGFSLALGSAEVSLVEQANAFRTFANLGRWSPVHFTPGDRAGEPQQIVNPAAAFIVGDILADASARADAFGADSALRLPFWAAAKTGTSKGMRDNWCIGWSDRFTVAVWVGNLEGDSMRAVSGTSGAAPIWRDVMLALHAGNPGKPPKMPSGVEARQITLSGTREPPRREYFLTGTAQTEMAAAPQAARRPRITSPVSGSVYALDPDIPIDRQRLAVTVSGAVTGYRLILDKKPLGDADAGQQILPRPGSHILALVDPGGRMIDRVRFTVR is encoded by the coding sequence ATGCCGACCTACGCCGCCGTCCGCGCCGACTGGCAGCCCAGCGAAGCCTGGCTCTACGACCGCGACGGACAGCTGCTGGACAGCGAGCGCGTCAATTTCGAACGCCGCCGCCTCGCCTGGGTACCGCTGAACGCCATCAGCCCCGCCGTCCGCAAGGCCGTCGTGCAAAGCGAAGACCGCCGCTTCTGGTCGCACGGCGGGGTCGACTGGCTCGCGGTCGCCAGCGCGATTCGGTCGCGCTGGACGGGAGACCGCTCACGCGGCGCCTCGACACTGCCGATGCAGCTCGCGGCCTTCCTCGACCCGAGCCTCGCCCAGCCGGGCAAGCGCGACTGGCGCACCAAACTCCGCCAGATGCGCGCCGCGCAAGCACTCGCCGCAACCTGGTCGCATGCGCAAATGCTCGAAGCCTATTTCAACCTCGTCCCGCTGCGCGGCGAAGCGCAGGGCATCGGCGCCGGGTCGCGCGCCTTGTTCGGCAAGCGCCCCGCCGACATGACCCGCACCGACGCCGCGCTCTTCGCGGGCCTGCTCCCCAATCCGACCGCAGGCGCCGAAGCCCTCGGCCGCCGCGCCTGCCGTGTCGCCCAAACCAAAGATTGCACCGCGATCCGCGCCGCCGCCGCGACCCTCGTCTCGGGCGAACATGCCGCGCGCTTCGACCCCGCGCTCGCCCCCCACCTCGCCGTCCGCCTGCTCGACAAGCCCGGCAAGCGCGTCACCACCACGATCGACCGCCGGATCCAGACCGCCGCGATCGTCGCGCTTCGTCGTCAGCTTGCCGGGCTTGGTTCGGACCGTGTCCGCGACGGCGCGGTCGTCGTGCTTGACAATGCGACTGGCGAAGTGCTCGCCTATGTCGGCGGGGTCGGTTTGCAATCGACCGCCGCCTCGGTCGACGGCGCCAATGCGCGGCGGCAGGCGGGATCGACGCTCAAGCCGCATCTCTATGCGCAGGTGATCGAACATGGCTGGCTCACCGCCGCCTCGATCCTCGACGACAGCCCAGTCCAGCTCGACACCGCCTCGGGCCTCTATGTCCCGAAAAACTACGACCACAGCTTCAAGGGGCCGGTCAGCGTCCGCCACGCGCTCGCCTCGTCGCTCAATGTCCCCGCCGTCCGCGCTCTCGTCATCGACGACGTTCAGCAGTTCCGCGACCGCCTGTGGGCGCTCGGCTATCACGGCCTGGTCGAGGACGGCGAATATTACGGCTTTTCCCTCGCGCTCGGTTCAGCCGAAGTGTCGTTAGTCGAACAGGCCAACGCCTTTCGCACCTTTGCGAATCTCGGGCGCTGGTCGCCGGTCCATTTCACGCCGGGAGACCGGGCCGGCGAGCCGCAGCAGATCGTCAATCCCGCCGCCGCCTTCATCGTCGGCGACATCCTCGCCGACGCCTCGGCCCGCGCCGACGCCTTCGGCGCCGACAGCGCACTCCGCCTCCCGTTCTGGGCCGCCGCCAAGACCGGCACCTCGAAAGGGATGCGCGACAATTGGTGTATCGGCTGGTCCGACCGCTTCACCGTCGCGGTCTGGGTCGGCAATCTCGAGGGCGATTCGATGCGCGCCGTGTCGGGCACCTCGGGCGCCGCGCCGATCTGGCGCGACGTCATGCTTGCGCTCCACGCCGGAAATCCGGGCAAGCCGCCGAAAATGCCCTCGGGCGTCGAGGCGCGCCAGATCACCCTGTCCGGCACCCGCGAACCGCCGCGCCGCGAATATTTCCTGACCGGCACCGCGCAAACCGAAATGGCCGCAGCGCCGCAAGCCGCCCGCCGCCCGCGCATCACCAGCCCGGTCAGCGGAAGCGTCTATGCGCTCGACCCCGACATCCCGATCGATCGCCAGCGCCTCGCGGTCACCGTCAGCGGTGCGGTGACTGGCTACCGCCTGATCCTCGACAAGAAACCGCTCGGCGATGCCGATGCAGGCCAGCAGATCCTGCCGCGCCCGGGAAGCCATATACTCGCCCTCGTCGATCCCGGGGGGCGGATGATCGACCGGGTGCGCTTCACAGTGCGATAA
- a CDS encoding histidine triad nucleotide-binding protein, which yields MPIDATQPYDDSNIFARILRGELPSKTVYDDDYALAFHDINPQAPLHILVIPKGAYVSWDDFSARASDAEIAGFVRAVGQVARDQGLVAPGYRLLANTGLDSHQEVPHLHVHIFAGQKLGPMLAR from the coding sequence ATGCCGATCGACGCCACCCAGCCCTATGACGACAGCAATATCTTCGCGCGCATCCTGCGCGGCGAGCTGCCGTCGAAGACCGTCTATGACGACGACTACGCGCTCGCCTTCCACGACATCAACCCGCAGGCGCCGCTGCATATCCTTGTGATCCCCAAGGGCGCCTATGTGAGCTGGGACGATTTTTCAGCGCGTGCCAGCGACGCCGAAATCGCCGGTTTCGTTCGCGCCGTCGGGCAGGTCGCGCGCGATCAAGGGCTCGTCGCCCCCGGCTATCGCCTGCTGGCCAACACCGGGCTCGACAGCCATCAGGAAGTCCCGCACCTCCACGTCCATATCTTTGCGGGGCAAAAGCTGGGGCCGATGCTCGCGCGATAA